The DNA segment GGACGAAGGCTGGGTCGATCAGGCCGTGCTGGCCGTACTGGCCGTGCTGATCAGAACGGGGGCTCGTCGTTCTGCGGGGTCGCCCACGGGTCGTCCCCGCCGCCGGACTGGCCGCCGCCGGACTGCCCGCCGCGCGAGCCGCCGCCGGAGTTGCCCCCGCCGCCGGTCGCCCAGGGGTCGCCCCCGAACGAGCCGCCGCCGCCGGAGTTGCCCCCGCCGCCGCCCGAGGGACGGCCGCCGCCGCCACCGCCACCACCGTTGCCCCCGCCGCCTCCGCTGGAGGTGCGGGTGACCTTGGCGGTCGCGTAGCGCAGCGCCGGGCCGATCTCGTCGACGTCGACCTCGAAGACCGTGCGCTTCTCACCCTCGCGGGTCTCGTAGCTGCGCGACTTCAGCCGTCCGGAGACGATGACGCGCATCCCCTTCTGCAGCGACTCGGCCACGTTCTCGGCAGCCTGACGCCAGACGGCGCAGCTGAGGAACATGGCGTCACCGTCACGCCACTCGTTGGTCTGCCGGTCGAACGTGCGCGGGGTGGACGCGACGGTGAAGTTCGCGACCGCCGCCCCCGAGGGGGTGAAGCGCAGCTCGGGATCGGCCGTCAGGTTGCCGATGAGCGTGATGGGTGTCTCGCCTGCCATGGGTGCTCCGTGTGTCTCGTGCGTCGTCCGGGGATCAGCTCAGGTCAGAGTGCCAGTCGGGACTGACATCTGGCCCGTCGCGTGGTGGACCTGTGGACAACGCCACCACGCGAGAACGGCCTGTGGATCGACGATCAGTGCGCGTCGGTGCGGATGACCTTCGTGCGCATGATCGACTCGTTGAGCGTGAACTGACGGTCGAGCTCCTTGACGTCAGCCGGCTCGGCCGAGAGGTTGAGCACGACGTAGATGCCTTCGGACTTCTTCCGGATCTCGTACGCCAGACGGCGCCGACCCCAGACCTCCAGGCTGTTCACCGTGCCGTTGGCCTTGGTGATGACGTTCAGGTGGTTCTCGAGCGTCGGCTGGACCTGACGCTCGTCGGTGTCGGGGTCGAAGATGACCATGACCTCGTAAGGGCGCATCGCGAACTCCACCTCCTCTGGTCTCTGCGGCCACGGGACGTCCCCGTGGCAGGAGGGCGATTGCTTGACCCGAGCCCCATCGAGGGGCCGGGCCGAGGCACCGCGCGGACGCGGCACCAGCCGACCAAGATACCCGTCACGTGCGGTTGAGGGCCAATCGCACGGCGGCCCCGGCGTCGGGGGCCGCTCAGAGGGTCAGGCTGCACTCGACGAGGGTGTGCCGCACCTCCATGCCGAAGCGCTCGTAGAGGCCCAGCGCACCCGTGTCCCCGTTCGTGTAGAGCGCCAGCCGCGGCACCCCGCGCCCCCGCGCGGCGACCGCCGTCCGGGCCAGCAGCTCGCGGGCCAGCCCCCGTCGCCGGTGCCCCTCGTCGACCGCCACCTGCGGGACCCAGGCCTCGGCATCCGACGCAGACCCGCCGCCCGGGGCGGGGTCGATCACCAGGCAGACGCCGACTACCTCGTCGCGCCAGGTCACGATCCGGCCGTGCTCGAGCGTGAGGTCCGCCCGGTCGACCGTGCCGGCGCGCCAGTCGGCGTACGTGCGCCGGAAGCCGTAGCGCGCGAAGGCCTCGCTGATCACGGTGTAGGCGGCGGGGACGTCGGGCTCGGCCAGCGGACGGACCGCGTAGCCGTCGGGGAGGTCCTGCTCCTGCACCGGAGTGTTGGGGTCGAGCCGGAGCATCCACCCGGTGCGCTCGACGGTCCAGCCACGCGCCTCCAGCCGGGCCCGGCCCTCGTCGTCGGTCGCGGGGAGGTCGCGTCGCAGCTTGTCGAGACCGCGCCGACGCGCCTCGGTCTCCCAGCGGTCCAGGACCGCGTCCTCCAGCCCGGCCCCGGCCCAGTCCTGGCGTACCGCCAGCTCGACCTCGGCCGCCGCACCGAGCGTGCCGAAGGCGACGAGCTCGCCGTCCTCGTCCCAGCCCTCGCTGTCGGTCGCCAGGTCGAAGGCCGGCGCCTCCCAGGCAGAGCGCACGTCCTCCACGCCCAAGACCGGCTCGCCGAACCATTGGCGGTCGTACGCCTGGAGCAGGTCGACGACCGCCGCCAGGTCGGACCGCTCGAGCGGTCGGGCCGTGATCATCCGTGACCTCCTGGGGTGGCCGGGAGGCGGGTTCCCCGGTCCAGATCAAGATTGGATCACGATGGGAAGGGCCTGTTGATAACGCCTTGGACGACCTGCTCAGCCGCTACGCTCGCTGCCCTCAGTCGTCCGAGACCCACAGGAGAACAGCCATGGCCTACTACCAGGCCGCGCCCCCGCCCGCCGCTGCGGACCCGAACCGCACCCTGACGATCGTCGGGTTCGTCCTCGCGTTCCTGTGCAGCCTGGCCGGGCTGATCATCAGCATCATCGCGTACAACAAGTCGAAGGCCGTCGGCTACAAGAACAACCTGGCCCTCGCCGGCATCATCATCGCCGCGGTGCTCATGGTGCTGAGCGTCATCCTCAACGCCACCGGTGCGCTCGCCGGCATGTACGGCACCGGCACCAACTGACGTCTGCCCGCGGCGGGACCCGACGTCGGGTCCCGCCACGGTCATGCCCCCACCCTCACGAGGTCGTCTTGAGCACCTACGCACCCCACCCCCACGGCGGCCCCGACGCGAGCCCCGGCACCGATCTGACGCTGCCGGACTACGCGATCGGCTTCACCGGCGCGGTCCGCCGCGGCTTCAAGAAGTACGCCACCTTCACCGGTCGCGCGAGCCGGGCCGAGTTCTGGTTCTGGTACCTCTTCGTCGTCGGCGGCGCCCTGGTCCTCGTCGTGCCGGGCGCGGTCCTCGCGACGGCGACCGCGTCCTCCTCCTCGGACGGCGCCCCGAGCCCCGCGGCCGCGGTGGCCTTCGCGCTCGTCGGGGTCTTCTACCTGGCGGTGCTGCTCCCGACCATCGCCGTCGCCTGCCGCCGCCTGCACGACGCGGGCTTCAGCGGGCTCTTCCTGCTCCTCGGCCTGGTGACCGGCCTCATCCCGCTGATCATGTGCATCCTGCCCACCTCGCCGAACGCCGTCCGCTACGGACCGCCCGGCCAGCCGCAGCCGTACGGCCTCCCGTACGGCGGCTACGCACCGCAGCAGGGCTACGCGCCCCAGCAGGGCTACGACGAGCAGCCGCGCGGCTGAGCCGTCCGAGCCCGCGGCTAGCCTCGCGGTCATGACGGACCTGCAGGCCGGCGCCCACGGCGACCAGCTCGACCCGGTCGCGGAGGCCCAGGCCCGTGACGCCCAGCTCGCGCAGTTCTTCCTGGGCGACCCGCAGGCGTGGAAGGGGCCGCAGGTCGCCTTCGAGGGCGGTGCGCCGGCGCTGCGCCAGGCCGCGACGGACGCGGGCATCGCGCTCTACGTCCACGCCCCGTACGTGCTGAACGTCGCGACCACGAACAACCGGATCCGGATCCCGAGCCGCAAGTTCCTGCAGCAGCACCTCGACGCGGCCGCCGAGATCGGCGCCGCCGGGCTCGTGGTGCACGGCGGTCACGTGCTCAAGGCCGACGACCCGGCCACGGGCATCGACAACTGGCGCAAGTGCGTCGAGCGCCTCGACCTCAAGGTCCCGCTGCTCATCGAGAACACGGCGGGCGGCGACAACGCCATGGCCCGCCACCTCGACCGGCTCGACCAGCTCTGGGACGCGGTCGAGGACGGAGACGGCGCCGGGGTCGGCTTCTGCCTCGACACCTGCCACGCGCACGCGGCCGGCGAAGACCTCGACGGTCTCGTCGACCGGGTCCGTGCGATCACCGGCCGGATCGACCTGGTCCACGCGAACGACTCCCGCGACGCCGCCGGCTCAGGGGCGGACCGGCACACCAACCTCGGCGAGGGCCAGGTGGATCCCGACGCGCTGGTCGCGATCGTCCGCGAGGCCGGCGCCCCGGTGGTCGTGGAGACCCCGGGCGGCGTGGACGGCCAGTCGGCCGACCTCGCCTGGCTCCGGGCCCGGCTCGCCGCGACCGGCTAGGGACGACTAGGGCGCCGTCAGCGTCAGCGGTGCGTCCCGGGTCCCGCGCCCGAACACGCAGAGGAAGTAGGCGTCGTCGTCCGGCGACGCGCTCTGGGCCGGGATGCCGTACACCTCCCAGTTCGTACGCCGCTGGCCGGCGGGGAGCATCGAGTTCACCAGCTCGGCCGTGCAGGTCGCCGTCGCCCCCGCGTCCTCGTCGATCTGCGACTGGCGGATGGCCGGCGACGCCAGGGTCCCGGCCGCGAAGGTCTGGTAGATGTGGCTGCGGTCGCAGCCGGCGGGCGACGCGACCGTGAGCGAGTCGAAGGCCGAGGTCAGGCTGCCCCAGCACTGGGGCGGCTCGGGCGCGCACTGCGCCGGTCGACCTACGGCTCCGCTGCAGTCGCTGAACCCGGCGAGGAGCGCGGCCGACGGGCTGGCCGCGGCGCTCGAGGCGACGTCCGTCGACGGACCGGTGGCCGGCACCGGGCCGGCCGCCACACCTCCGCCACCCGAGACCGCGACGGCGAGTGCCACCACGAGCAGCAGCACCAGACCCGCCGCCGCCAGGACCGGCCAGCGCCGCCAGGAGGGCGTCGTGGTCGGGCTCGCGACGGGCTCGGCCGCCGGGGCCGCCGGGGCTGTCGCAGGCGCCGGGGGCTGCGGGGACTGCTGGTCCACGAGCGGCTCGTCGAGCTGCGGCAGGACGGGCGTGGCGGGCGCGCCGAGCGGCAGCGCCGCCAGCCGGTCCCGGAACGTGGCCGCCGTGGGCCGGGACGAGGGGTCGTCGTCCAGCGCCTCCATGAGGACGTCCATCAGGGCGGGGTCGACGTCGGGCAGGCGCTCGACCGGGTCGTCGAGGTGGGCCATGACGACCTGGGCCGCGGTCAGGTCGGGCTCGGCGTCGCCGGGGTCCACGGCGCGGGGCGCGTGGCCGCAGAGCAGCGCGTAGAGCGTGGCGGCCAGGGAGTAGACGTCGCCGCTCGCGGTCGGGGTGTGCGGGGCGAAGGCCTCCGGCGGGGCGTACGCGGGGGTCAGGGCCTCCAGCCGCTCCTCGAGGTCCATGCCGTCGGTCATCACCGCGAGCCCGAAGTCGGCCAGGCCGGCGTGCCCGTACTGGTCGATGAGCACGTTCGCGGGCTTCACGTCGCGGTGCAGCACGCCCTGGTCGTGGGCGGCGGCGAGCGCGTCGGCGATCCGGACGCCGAGGTCGCGCACCCACTCCTGGCTCTGGCGGTTCTCCGGCGTCAGCCGCCGGGTGAGCGAGCCGCCGGTGCACAGCTCCATGACGAGGTACGGGCGGTCGTCGTCGAGCAGCCCGGCGTCGTGGACCGTGACGATGCCCGGGTGGCTGGACATCCGGCCCGCGGCGCTCGACTCCCGCAGGAACCGTTCGCGCTCCTCGGGGTTGTCGAGCTTGCGCGTGATGATCTTCACCGCGACCTGGCGGTCGAGCGACTGCTGGTGAGCCTCCCAGACCACGGCGAAGCCCCCACGGGCGAGCGGTCGCCAGTCCGTGAGTCCCCCGAGTCGCGGCGTCTTCACCACCCGGACAGATTAGGTGGAACCGACCGGAGGTGTTTCCGACCAGGGACAAACCGCAGCGGAAACTGAGGCTGGATATCCGTTCTCGCCCTCGTCGGGCTCGCCCCGTAGCCTCTCGTCCCGTGAGCCGCAGCGTCTACGTCGCGTCGTCCGAGGGCCTGACGGGCAAGTCGGCCGTCGCACTGGGCCTGCTCGACGCCCTCGTCCGCGAGGTCGGCTCGGTCGGGGTGTTCCGTCCCCTGACCACGGTCGGCGCCCACCCCGGGGCGGGCGAGCGCGACCTGATCGTCGAGCTCCTCGTGTCGCAGCCCGGCGTCGAGCAGACCTACGACGAGGCGATCGGCGTCACGTACGACCTCGCCCGCGAGGACCCGGACGAGGCGCTGCACGAGATCGTCGAACGCTTCGGCCGCGTGAGCGAGCGCTTCGAGGTCGTGGTCGTGCTCGGGTCGGACTACACCGACGTCTCGACCGGCACGGAGCTCTCCTTCAACGCCAAGATCGCCGCGAACCTCGGCGCCCCGGTGGTCCTCGTCGTCCACGGCCGCGGGCGCACGCCGAGCCAGGTGCAGGCCGCGGCCGAGAGCGCGCTGACCGAGCTCCGCGCCAACCACGCCACCGCCGTCGCGGTCGTCGCCAACCGGGTCGAGCCCGACGAGCTGGAGGCCGTCCGCGAGGCGCTGGCCCACTCGACGGACCTGCTCAGCGCCGCCCTCCCGGAGAGCGCGCAGCTCTCCGCGCCGACCTTCGCCGCCCTCGTGGAGGCGGCCGACGGCCACCTGGTGCTGGGCAGCGAGGCGTGGACCGGGCGCGAGGCCATGGGCATCATCGTGGCCGCGATGAGCCTGCCGAACGTGCTCTCCCGCCTGCGCCCCGACGTCGCGGTCATCGCCCCGAGCGACCGGACCGACCTGATCCCCGGGCTGCTCCTCGCCCACCAGTCGGGGACGTTCCCGACGCTGGCCGGGATCCTGCTCACCGGCGGCTACGAGCTGCCCGAGACGATCCGCCGCCTGACCGACGGCGTGCAGTCCGACCTGCCGATCGCGCTCACCGACCTGGGCACGTTCACCACGGCCGAGCGGCTGCTCCGGGTGCGCGGCCCGATGAGCAAGGACTCGCCGAACAAGATCGAGACGGCCCGGCGCCTGTTCTCCGAGCAGGTCGACCAGGCCGCGCTGCTGGCCGCGATCGACGTCTCCGCCTCCGAGGTCCGCACGCCGCTGATGTTCGAGCACCAGCTCATGGAGCGCGCGCGGTCCGACCGGAAGCACATCGTGCTGCCGGAGGCCGGCGACGACCGGATCCTCACGGCGGCCGACATCCTGCTGCGCCGGGGCGTGGCGGACCTGACGCTGCTCGGCGACGAGAACACCGT comes from the Microlunatus antarcticus genome and includes:
- a CDS encoding single-stranded DNA-binding protein, translated to MAGETPITLIGNLTADPELRFTPSGAAVANFTVASTPRTFDRQTNEWRDGDAMFLSCAVWRQAAENVAESLQKGMRVIVSGRLKSRSYETREGEKRTVFEVDVDEIGPALRYATAKVTRTSSGGGGGNGGGGGGGGRPSGGGGGNSGGGGSFGGDPWATGGGGNSGGGSRGGQSGGGQSGGGDDPWATPQNDEPPF
- the rpsF gene encoding 30S ribosomal protein S6, giving the protein MRPYEVMVIFDPDTDERQVQPTLENHLNVITKANGTVNSLEVWGRRRLAYEIRKKSEGIYVVLNLSAEPADVKELDRQFTLNESIMRTKVIRTDAH
- a CDS encoding GNAT family N-acetyltransferase, with product MITARPLERSDLAAVVDLLQAYDRQWFGEPVLGVEDVRSAWEAPAFDLATDSEGWDEDGELVAFGTLGAAAEVELAVRQDWAGAGLEDAVLDRWETEARRRGLDKLRRDLPATDDEGRARLEARGWTVERTGWMLRLDPNTPVQEQDLPDGYAVRPLAEPDVPAAYTVISEAFARYGFRRTYADWRAGTVDRADLTLEHGRIVTWRDEVVGVCLVIDPAPGGGSASDAEAWVPQVAVDEGHRRRGLARELLARTAVAARGRGVPRLALYTNGDTGALGLYERFGMEVRHTLVECSLTL
- a CDS encoding DUF805 domain-containing protein, with product MSTYAPHPHGGPDASPGTDLTLPDYAIGFTGAVRRGFKKYATFTGRASRAEFWFWYLFVVGGALVLVVPGAVLATATASSSSDGAPSPAAAVAFALVGVFYLAVLLPTIAVACRRLHDAGFSGLFLLLGLVTGLIPLIMCILPTSPNAVRYGPPGQPQPYGLPYGGYAPQQGYAPQQGYDEQPRG
- a CDS encoding deoxyribonuclease IV produces the protein MTDLQAGAHGDQLDPVAEAQARDAQLAQFFLGDPQAWKGPQVAFEGGAPALRQAATDAGIALYVHAPYVLNVATTNNRIRIPSRKFLQQHLDAAAEIGAAGLVVHGGHVLKADDPATGIDNWRKCVERLDLKVPLLIENTAGGDNAMARHLDRLDQLWDAVEDGDGAGVGFCLDTCHAHAAGEDLDGLVDRVRAITGRIDLVHANDSRDAAGSGADRHTNLGEGQVDPDALVAIVREAGAPVVVETPGGVDGQSADLAWLRARLAATG
- a CDS encoding serine/threonine-protein kinase; the protein is MVKTPRLGGLTDWRPLARGGFAVVWEAHQQSLDRQVAVKIITRKLDNPEERERFLRESSAAGRMSSHPGIVTVHDAGLLDDDRPYLVMELCTGGSLTRRLTPENRQSQEWVRDLGVRIADALAAAHDQGVLHRDVKPANVLIDQYGHAGLADFGLAVMTDGMDLEERLEALTPAYAPPEAFAPHTPTASGDVYSLAATLYALLCGHAPRAVDPGDAEPDLTAAQVVMAHLDDPVERLPDVDPALMDVLMEALDDDPSSRPTAATFRDRLAALPLGAPATPVLPQLDEPLVDQQSPQPPAPATAPAAPAAEPVASPTTTPSWRRWPVLAAAGLVLLLVVALAVAVSGGGGVAAGPVPATGPSTDVASSAAASPSAALLAGFSDCSGAVGRPAQCAPEPPQCWGSLTSAFDSLTVASPAGCDRSHIYQTFAAGTLASPAIRQSQIDEDAGATATCTAELVNSMLPAGQRRTNWEVYGIPAQSASPDDDAYFLCVFGRGTRDAPLTLTAP
- the pta gene encoding phosphate acetyltransferase, encoding MSRSVYVASSEGLTGKSAVALGLLDALVREVGSVGVFRPLTTVGAHPGAGERDLIVELLVSQPGVEQTYDEAIGVTYDLAREDPDEALHEIVERFGRVSERFEVVVVLGSDYTDVSTGTELSFNAKIAANLGAPVVLVVHGRGRTPSQVQAAAESALTELRANHATAVAVVANRVEPDELEAVREALAHSTDLLSAALPESAQLSAPTFAALVEAADGHLVLGSEAWTGREAMGIIVAAMSLPNVLSRLRPDVAVIAPSDRTDLIPGLLLAHQSGTFPTLAGILLTGGYELPETIRRLTDGVQSDLPIALTDLGTFTTAERLLRVRGPMSKDSPNKIETARRLFSEQVDQAALLAAIDVSASEVRTPLMFEHQLMERARSDRKHIVLPEAGDDRILTAADILLRRGVADLTLLGDENTVRARSSALGLDLDAVTVVSPTDPALVERFAAAYAEARAHKGMTLERAREVVTDVSYFGTMMVHLGLADGMVSGAVHTTAHTIRPALEFVKTKPDVSTVSSVFLMCLADRVLVYGDCAVIPEPTTEQLADIAISSAATARQFGIDPRVAMLSYSTGSSGSGADVEKVRAATALVAERAPDLALEGPIQYDAAVDPDVARTKLPDSAVAGHATVFIFPDLNTGNNTYKAVQRSAHAVAIGPVLQGLNKPVNDLSRGALVEDIVNTVAITAIQAQDS